One Ignavibacteriales bacterium genomic region harbors:
- a CDS encoding T9SS type A sorting domain-containing protein, translating into MQNGEGPWSGIQIATNGTMGTQVLNLQRGNKVTVTGVIREVFDVTVIDSLSAITVVSPINPLPAPHVLTTSVIGTAGNNAIGKEEWESVLVQYNNVSITALSADGTSNFGEIYVSDGSGNTRVELEEGNHPYQNGTIPARPILVGLNDTFDALKGVLYYSFSNYKLVPRKNDDFVNYVTDVNTENGLLTDYSISQNYPNPFNPSTTISYALPKEEMVTIRVYDILGQVVKTLVNQSQSAGTHTVSFKANELTSGIYFYSIQAGNFNQVKKMMLLK; encoded by the coding sequence ATGCAAAATGGAGAAGGACCTTGGAGCGGAATCCAAATAGCTACAAACGGTACAATGGGTACACAAGTTCTTAATTTACAAAGAGGAAATAAAGTTACTGTTACCGGCGTTATAAGAGAAGTATTTGATGTAACTGTGATAGATAGTTTATCTGCAATTACAGTTGTATCTCCCATAAATCCATTACCAGCTCCGCATGTTTTAACAACAAGCGTTATTGGTACTGCCGGTAACAATGCAATCGGTAAAGAAGAGTGGGAAAGTGTTCTTGTTCAATATAACAATGTTTCAATAACTGCATTAAGTGCAGACGGTACATCCAATTTTGGTGAAATATACGTTAGTGATGGCTCTGGGAATACTCGCGTAGAGTTGGAAGAAGGGAACCATCCTTACCAAAATGGAACTATACCTGCAAGACCTATATTGGTTGGACTGAATGATACTTTTGACGCTCTAAAAGGTGTGCTTTACTATTCATTTAGTAATTACAAATTAGTTCCAAGAAAAAATGATGATTTTGTAAATTATGTAACTGATGTAAATACAGAAAATGGATTGCTGACGGATTACTCAATTTCGCAAAACTATCCCAATCCCTTTAACCCTTCTACTACTATTTCCTACGCTCTTCCAAAGGAAGAAATGGTTACGATTAGAGTTTATGATATTTTGGGACAGGTTGTTAAAACACTCGTAAACCAAAGTCAATCAGCAGGGACACACACAGTATCATTTAAAGCAAATGAATTAACTTCTGGAATTTATTTTTACAGCATTCAAGCTGGTAATTTCAATCAAGTTAAAAAAATGATGCTGCTTAAATAG
- a CDS encoding TonB-dependent receptor produces the protein MKKIFTVLLIFLNSLLIYSQGVGNLTGTIKDAESGETLPGVNVIIKGTYYGAATDINGKFKINNISVGSYNIDISLIGYKTVQYTGIQIDADKTKELTVKLEETVLTLGQDVVVIGEKPLMDVEETQSKRTITKEDLDVAVIENISDIVTQQSGVVKSDNAIHIRGGRSYENAFLLDGVSVQDPLAGTGFGLQLSANAIEEVEVITGGFNAEFGQATSGIVNVKTREGGERYSGSVSYKRDNLGDRTSYHIFNIDIIEGNLSGPEPITTFILPAMGLKIPGEIIFFGSFYTGLTDGITQGYYKPTANQLSSSTFYGTKFAPKAENNWFWLGKITYKYSPTLKFYYSFNQSVNINQNSQSLQSNLEYVEPSPGYQYNYQNILDEANTFTHNNKYHSFGITQTLSPKMFYEFKINSFYTNLRADANGKDWYLYNEPKDIVNFPIEYYNINGDTIGVIPGDGFWDVGNPSTWRDHYVQEWSVRGDLTNFFDEKNKFKAGFNFQFQEMQVIDIYKPWIGELGLNNDIYKVYPALGSFYAQDNINFSGMILNFGLRLDYWFPGKYVDDAVKNPDVVTIPDEIRTRYEEDTFAWFGGRRFKARLSPRLGISHPVSDNQTLFFSYGHFSKWPKPQFIYAKLDPLNAQSSFQKFGNPNLNPETTVAYELGLKTQFSNDDVLTVTAYYKDIFDYVNTRTAKIVSARFSTQSFITYVNSDYARSRGIEFDYRKRIGKWFNGSASFTYAIVTGKSSSADEGVLVLQGDLKESIKEEFVPWDRPLTASLSTSFYVERDDPLFGFAPGILDDYNLYLRFFFQSGKRYTPAVYTGFVDERGRPQYEYVTDSRYNKVGDNWFWVDLNFEKYFRLMNLKFSVFVEVNNLLDTKNSAIINPVTGKAYEYGDDIPASWNDPRYPDLQAPISAYPFNPARYLTRRNIKFGVSLRF, from the coding sequence ATGAAAAAGATTTTTACAGTTTTACTGATATTCTTAAACTCGCTATTAATTTATTCTCAAGGTGTTGGAAATCTAACAGGCACTATTAAGGATGCAGAATCCGGTGAAACCCTGCCTGGTGTAAATGTGATTATAAAAGGGACTTATTACGGTGCTGCAACAGATATAAATGGAAAGTTTAAAATAAATAATATTTCTGTTGGAAGTTATAACATCGATATTTCTTTAATCGGTTATAAAACTGTTCAATACACTGGAATTCAAATTGATGCAGACAAAACTAAAGAGCTGACGGTTAAACTTGAAGAAACGGTTCTAACTTTGGGACAGGATGTTGTAGTCATTGGTGAAAAACCTTTGATGGACGTTGAGGAAACTCAAAGTAAAAGAACTATTACGAAAGAAGATTTAGACGTTGCCGTAATTGAAAATATTTCTGATATAGTTACACAGCAATCCGGTGTGGTAAAATCTGATAATGCAATCCACATACGCGGCGGCAGATCTTATGAGAATGCTTTTTTGTTAGACGGAGTTTCTGTACAAGATCCATTGGCTGGTACAGGTTTTGGGTTGCAGCTTTCTGCAAATGCAATTGAAGAGGTTGAAGTTATTACCGGCGGATTTAATGCTGAATTTGGGCAAGCTACATCCGGAATTGTAAATGTTAAAACAAGGGAAGGCGGTGAAAGGTATTCAGGCTCAGTTTCTTACAAACGTGATAATCTTGGCGACAGAACATCTTATCACATTTTTAACATTGATATTATTGAGGGGAATTTAAGTGGACCAGAACCAATCACTACATTTATTCTCCCTGCAATGGGATTAAAAATTCCAGGTGAAATTATTTTCTTCGGAAGTTTTTATACAGGTTTAACAGATGGTATAACTCAGGGTTATTATAAACCAACTGCAAATCAATTGAGTTCTTCTACATTTTACGGAACAAAGTTTGCACCAAAAGCTGAAAACAATTGGTTCTGGCTTGGTAAAATTACTTACAAATATTCTCCAACGTTAAAGTTTTATTATTCATTTAATCAATCCGTAAACATAAATCAAAATTCACAATCGCTGCAATCAAATCTTGAATATGTTGAACCAAGTCCGGGCTATCAGTACAACTACCAAAATATTTTAGATGAAGCAAATACCTTTACGCATAATAATAAGTATCATTCATTTGGTATTACTCAGACATTAAGTCCTAAAATGTTCTATGAATTTAAGATAAATAGTTTTTACACTAATCTGCGTGCAGATGCTAATGGTAAAGATTGGTATTTATATAACGAACCAAAGGATATCGTAAACTTTCCAATCGAATATTATAATATTAATGGAGATACTATTGGTGTTATACCCGGTGACGGATTTTGGGATGTTGGAAATCCTTCAACCTGGAGAGACCACTATGTTCAGGAGTGGTCTGTTCGTGGTGATCTTACAAACTTTTTTGATGAGAAGAATAAATTTAAGGCTGGATTCAATTTTCAATTTCAAGAAATGCAGGTTATTGATATATATAAACCCTGGATTGGTGAACTTGGTTTGAATAATGATATTTATAAAGTTTATCCTGCACTTGGTTCTTTTTATGCTCAGGATAATATCAACTTTAGTGGAATGATATTAAACTTTGGATTACGTTTAGACTATTGGTTTCCAGGTAAATATGTTGATGACGCTGTTAAAAATCCAGACGTAGTAACTATCCCTGATGAGATTAGAACGAGATATGAGGAAGATACTTTTGCATGGTTTGGAGGTAGAAGATTTAAAGCAAGATTAAGTCCACGACTTGGAATTTCTCATCCTGTTTCCGATAATCAAACATTATTTTTTTCGTACGGGCATTTTAGTAAATGGCCAAAGCCCCAATTTATTTATGCAAAGTTAGATCCGCTTAACGCGCAATCATCATTTCAGAAGTTTGGTAATCCAAATTTAAATCCTGAAACAACAGTTGCTTACGAGCTTGGATTAAAAACTCAATTTTCTAATGACGATGTTTTAACGGTAACTGCCTATTACAAAGATATTTTTGATTACGTAAATACAAGAACTGCTAAAATTGTTTCTGCAAGATTTTCAACACAAAGTTTTATTACTTATGTAAATTCTGATTATGCGCGTTCACGCGGGATTGAATTTGATTACCGCAAACGAATCGGTAAATGGTTTAATGGAAGCGCATCTTTTACTTACGCGATTGTTACGGGTAAAAGTTCATCCGCAGATGAGGGCGTTTTAGTTTTGCAAGGTGATCTTAAAGAATCTATTAAAGAAGAATTTGTTCCATGGGATAGACCTTTAACCGCATCACTTTCTACAAGTTTTTATGTAGAACGAGATGATCCGCTCTTTGGATTTGCACCCGGAATTTTGGACGATTACAATTTATACTTAAGATTCTTTTTTCAATCAGGCAAAAGATATACACCTGCTGTTTATACAGGTTTTGTGGATGAACGTGGAAGACCTCAGTATGAGTATGTTACTGATTCCCGTTACAACAAAGTTGGTGATAACTGGTTTTGGGTTGATTTAAATTTTGAAAAATATTTTCGTCTGATGAATCTTAAATTCTCAGTTTTTGTAGAAGTTAATAATCTTTTAGATACAAAAAATTCTGCGATTATAAACCCTGTTACAGGCAAGGCATACGAATATGGCGATGATATACCGGCAAGCTGGAATGATCCACGTTATCCCGATTTACAGGCTCCAATATCGGCTTATCCGTTTAATCCGGCAAGATATTTAACTCGTAGAAATATAAAATTTGGCGTGAGTTTGAGATTTTAA
- a CDS encoding PorV/PorQ family protein translates to MKYIITFLFIVISFSDIKPQLFPVLGGQRAGISTAQFLKIGVGGRATAMGDAFIAVANDVSALYWNPAGLTQFSENQVMFSHNQWVVDINHDFLGAVYHLDETNTFGVSLTSLSMDEMKVTTEYAPFGTGEYFGFSDIGFSISYSRKMTEQFSFGGTVRYIEESLDKLKMRGIMIDLGTYYWTGLGTSRFAVTVTNFGNDLAPDGEVILVGNRTKSDWQSFSPPTMFRIGFAFEPYEDDQNKITTSIQLNHPNDNSENLSLGFEYVWNKMFFARGGYKINVDEQNYSFGAGVNVPVSITNVSVDYAYANFTRLGSAHRFSIILGL, encoded by the coding sequence ATGAAGTATATAATTACCTTTTTATTTATTGTAATAAGTTTTTCTGATATTAAACCGCAGTTGTTTCCGGTGCTCGGCGGGCAGCGTGCAGGTATATCAACCGCACAGTTTTTAAAGATCGGAGTTGGGGGCAGAGCAACAGCAATGGGCGACGCATTTATAGCAGTTGCAAATGATGTATCAGCACTTTACTGGAATCCTGCAGGCTTAACACAATTTTCAGAAAATCAAGTTATGTTTTCTCACAATCAATGGGTTGTAGATATAAATCATGATTTCCTCGGCGCTGTTTATCATCTTGATGAAACTAATACTTTTGGTGTATCGCTGACTTCACTTTCTATGGATGAAATGAAAGTAACAACTGAATACGCTCCATTTGGAACAGGCGAATATTTTGGATTTAGTGATATTGGTTTTTCAATTTCTTATTCCAGAAAGATGACTGAGCAATTTAGTTTTGGCGGAACTGTAAGATACATTGAGGAATCATTGGACAAACTTAAGATGCGCGGAATTATGATTGACCTTGGAACATATTACTGGACAGGTTTAGGTACTTCACGTTTTGCAGTTACAGTTACAAACTTTGGTAACGATCTTGCACCTGATGGCGAAGTTATTCTTGTTGGAAATAGAACAAAATCAGATTGGCAATCATTTTCACCACCTACAATGTTCCGAATTGGTTTTGCATTTGAACCATATGAAGATGATCAAAATAAAATAACAACTTCAATCCAGCTCAATCATCCAAACGATAACAGTGAAAATTTATCATTAGGATTTGAGTATGTGTGGAATAAAATGTTTTTTGCAAGGGGCGGATATAAAATAAATGTTGATGAGCAAAATTATTCATTCGGGGCTGGAGTAAATGTTCCAGTTAGCATTACAAATGTAAGTGTAGATTATGCATACGCAAACTTTACACGATTAGGATCAGCACACAGATTTTCAATTATACTTGGCTTATGA
- a CDS encoding T9SS type A sorting domain-containing protein — MTTLKYFFFTLILAASINAQSVIINEVYNSSASDEWIELLVVQDSVDLRNWDIRDFSSSGSAQQPLVFSNQSLWSNVKKGTVIIVAKAENSFSEDLDPSDYLLIVKANNALYFTGTAFSIAGSSEAVQIRNSSALHVFGVSWGAANAGSIPSPKVHFSGSSSSNTSVFFNEDSTPELTITSNWTVNGSASMGVGNTSLNIAWILSLRARVEGSGIVSLTPLVVSGDSVINLSFNYIREPQYNINALKIVFPQGFTWSQNSAQVSIDNFTAVTTVSADTILFSNVSFASDSILITIADVTTPIFTGNYKFIFQSGIDALFGDVSPAPILTVYGAPIPISEAKINDANGIGINLGDLVTLRGIVTVSNQFGSPSYIQDNSGGISIYGTTFSSLVQPGDEVLVSGTITQFNGLNQLEFPILHSIISSGNEVEPVLTTPSMLSNDGVAGIENYEGRLVRVNGVLVTELNGTTFSNWAYKNYMLTGSSSSDTVQIRIDNDTQIIGMVAPAGRFDVVGVLSQFKTSLPFIGGYQLMSRIPSDIISNGPIIEKYPEEVELTSNSITLDWSTINPGTSRIRYGFTTNYELGVIEPDNDFRITHNVTVPGLDVATIYNLQAFSVANSDTSFSSNIISSTTSAFPTTGEINVYFNNSVNTSVSSGVNANADANFTDLLIQKLNNAKRSIDVALYSLSGTVGANIATALVNAKNRGVKVRVIGEYDNRTTAPWTTLSSNGIPVIDDAYGSNDGSGLHHNKFFVIDYRGGAADSVWVIMGSWNPTDPGTNDDRQNLVMFQDVALAGAYTVEFQEEWGSNTATPNALNSRFGSRKFNNTPHNFVIGGVKVQSYFSPSDGTTARIAKTLSKAEKSINGSIMTLTRRDLADTIIAVKNHGSKTRLVLSNNTDSGTQFSYLQSNGVDIRLKGFSNGLLHHKYAVVDAEPFGYTPYLITGSHNWSSSAENSNDENTVIIQDDQIANFYLQEFAARYYEAGGTDSINTITSINHSTDIPTAFSLLQNYPNPFNPSTKIQFEVPQSQKVELIVFDILGRKVKELYNDIALAGIISIEFKADDLATGMYIYQLKTKELSISKKMVLLK, encoded by the coding sequence ATGACAACACTAAAATATTTTTTCTTTACATTAATTCTTGCCGCTAGTATTAATGCACAATCTGTAATTATTAACGAAGTTTATAATTCAAGTGCAAGTGATGAGTGGATTGAATTATTAGTTGTACAAGACAGTGTTGATTTAAGAAACTGGGATATTAGAGATTTTAGCAGCAGTGGTTCAGCACAGCAGCCGCTTGTTTTTTCTAATCAATCACTCTGGAGTAATGTTAAAAAAGGAACAGTAATAATTGTTGCAAAAGCAGAAAATAGTTTTTCAGAAGACTTAGACCCAAGTGATTATTTATTAATTGTAAAAGCTAATAATGCACTTTATTTTACAGGTACGGCCTTTTCTATAGCTGGAAGTTCAGAAGCCGTTCAAATTAGAAATAGTTCTGCATTGCATGTTTTTGGTGTATCCTGGGGTGCAGCAAATGCTGGAAGTATACCTAGCCCGAAGGTTCATTTTAGTGGTTCATCTTCTAGTAATACTTCAGTGTTTTTTAATGAAGATTCTACTCCCGAACTAACAATCACATCAAATTGGACTGTAAACGGCAGTGCATCTATGGGTGTTGGAAATACTTCTTTAAACATTGCATGGATTCTTTCATTGCGAGCACGAGTTGAAGGTTCTGGCATAGTGAGTTTAACTCCGCTCGTTGTAAGCGGTGATTCTGTAATTAATCTATCATTTAATTATATAAGAGAACCTCAGTATAACATTAACGCATTAAAAATAGTTTTTCCTCAGGGTTTTACCTGGTCTCAAAATTCTGCTCAGGTTTCAATCGATAATTTTACGGCAGTAACAACTGTTTCTGCTGATACAATATTGTTTTCAAACGTAAGTTTTGCTTCTGATTCCATTCTAATCACAATTGCAGATGTAACTACACCTATTTTTACAGGTAATTATAAATTTATTTTTCAATCTGGAATCGATGCTTTATTCGGTGATGTAAGTCCAGCCCCAATTTTAACAGTTTACGGCGCACCAATACCTATTTCAGAAGCTAAAATTAATGATGCAAATGGAATTGGAATAAACTTGGGTGATTTGGTTACATTAAGAGGAATTGTAACAGTAAGCAATCAATTCGGTAGTCCAAGTTATATACAAGATAACAGCGGCGGCATTTCGATATACGGAACAACTTTTTCGAGCTTAGTTCAGCCTGGTGATGAAGTTTTAGTCTCAGGGACTATCACACAATTTAACGGTTTAAATCAACTTGAATTTCCAATTCTTCACTCAATTATTTCAAGTGGAAATGAAGTTGAACCCGTTTTAACAACTCCTTCTATGTTAAGTAACGACGGTGTTGCGGGAATAGAAAATTATGAAGGAAGATTGGTTAGAGTTAATGGTGTTTTAGTAACAGAGCTTAATGGAACTACTTTTAGTAATTGGGCTTATAAAAATTATATGTTAACTGGATCAAGTTCATCAGATACAGTTCAAATAAGAATTGATAACGATACACAAATTATTGGTATGGTTGCGCCGGCTGGCAGATTTGATGTGGTAGGAGTCTTAAGTCAATTTAAAACATCGCTTCCATTTATTGGCGGCTATCAATTAATGTCTCGTATTCCATCTGATATAATATCAAATGGACCGATTATAGAAAAATATCCGGAAGAAGTTGAGTTAACTTCTAATTCAATTACGCTTGATTGGAGTACAATAAATCCCGGAACTTCAAGAATCAGATATGGATTTACAACTAATTATGAGCTTGGTGTTATCGAACCGGATAATGATTTTAGAATAACACATAATGTTACTGTACCCGGACTTGATGTTGCTACGATTTACAACTTACAGGCTTTTTCCGTAGCAAATTCGGACACAAGTTTTTCAAGTAATATTATTTCAAGTACAACATCAGCGTTTCCTACAACAGGCGAAATTAATGTTTATTTCAACAATTCTGTAAATACAAGTGTTTCATCTGGTGTAAATGCGAATGCTGATGCAAACTTTACAGATTTATTGATTCAAAAATTAAATAATGCAAAACGCTCTATTGATGTTGCACTTTATAGTTTAAGTGGAACAGTCGGCGCAAATATCGCAACTGCATTGGTAAACGCTAAAAATCGTGGTGTAAAAGTTAGAGTGATTGGCGAATATGATAATAGAACCACAGCACCTTGGACAACACTTTCAAGTAATGGTATTCCTGTAATTGACGATGCTTATGGTAGCAATGATGGAAGCGGTTTACATCATAATAAATTTTTTGTTATTGATTACCGCGGCGGTGCTGCAGACAGCGTTTGGGTGATTATGGGTTCCTGGAATCCAACTGATCCCGGAACAAATGATGACAGGCAAAATCTAGTTATGTTTCAAGATGTTGCTTTAGCTGGTGCATACACAGTTGAGTTTCAGGAAGAATGGGGAAGCAATACTGCGACACCGAATGCTCTGAACTCAAGATTTGGCTCAAGAAAATTTAACAACACTCCGCACAATTTCGTAATTGGTGGTGTAAAAGTACAAAGCTATTTTAGTCCTAGTGATGGGACAACAGCAAGAATTGCTAAGACACTCAGCAAGGCTGAAAAATCTATAAACGGTTCTATAATGACTCTTACACGTAGAGATTTAGCGGATACTATTATTGCAGTTAAAAACCACGGTAGTAAAACTCGTTTAGTTTTAAGTAACAATACAGATTCAGGAACTCAATTTTCTTATCTGCAATCCAATGGTGTTGATATTCGTTTGAAAGGTTTTTCAAATGGTTTACTTCATCATAAATATGCTGTTGTTGATGCTGAACCGTTTGGTTACACACCTTATTTAATTACAGGTTCGCATAATTGGTCTTCATCTGCAGAAAACAGTAATGATGAAAACACAGTTATCATTCAAGATGATCAGATAGCAAATTTTTATCTACAAGAATTTGCTGCAAGATATTATGAAGCCGGCGGTACAGATTCAATAAATACAATTACTAGTATTAACCATAGTACAGATATCCCAACAGCCTTTTCATTATTACAGAACTATCCAAATCCATTTAATCCTTCAACAAAAATTCAATTTGAAGTTCCGCAATCTCAAAAAGTAGAACTGATTGTTTTTGATATTCTTGGCCGAAAAGTAAAAGAATTATATAATGATATTGCACTTGCTGGAATAATATCAATAGAATTTAAAGCTGATGATTTGGCCACTGGAATGTACATTTATCAGCTAAAAACAAAAGAATTATCAATCTCTAAAAAGATGGTACTTCTAAAGTAA
- the atpD gene encoding F0F1 ATP synthase subunit beta: protein MSELKGKIIQIIGPVVDIQFEGGHLPKIYNAVSIPRTSTEGKKEDLIVEIQQHLGEDRVRAVAMDSTDGLVRGMDVYDTGKPITVPVGPATLGRLINVIGDGIDGLGEIKSEKRYPIHRPAPLFKNLSTQSQMFETGVKVIDLMEPYSRGGKTGLFGGAGVGKTVIIQELINNIAKQHGGYSVFAGVGERTREGNDLWLEMKESGVIDKTALVFGQMNEPPGARLRVALTGLTIAEYFRDEEGRDVLLFIDNIFRFTQAGSEVSALLGRMPSAVGYQPNLATEMGALQERITSTDKGSITSVQAIYVPADDLTDPAPAAAFAHLDATTVLSRQISELGIYPAVDPLESSSRILEPGVLGQEHYDVAKNCKEILQHYKDLQDIINILGMDELSDDDKIVVRRARRIQRFFSQPFHVAEAFTGKAGKYVKLEDTIRGFKGIIDGKYDDIPESAFMYVGGIEEVVENAKKMA, encoded by the coding sequence ATGAGTGAGTTAAAAGGTAAAATTATTCAAATCATCGGTCCTGTAGTGGATATTCAATTTGAAGGTGGACATCTTCCTAAAATATATAACGCAGTCAGTATTCCAAGGACTTCAACAGAAGGTAAAAAAGAAGATTTGATTGTCGAAATTCAACAGCATTTGGGTGAAGATAGAGTGAGAGCGGTTGCAATGGATTCCACTGACGGTTTGGTTAGAGGTATGGATGTTTACGATACTGGAAAACCTATTACAGTGCCAGTTGGCCCTGCTACGCTTGGTAGATTGATAAATGTTATCGGGGACGGAATAGATGGACTTGGAGAAATTAAATCTGAAAAAAGATATCCAATTCATCGACCTGCACCTCTATTTAAAAACCTTTCTACCCAATCTCAAATGTTTGAAACAGGTGTTAAAGTTATCGATTTAATGGAACCATACAGTCGTGGCGGAAAAACTGGATTGTTTGGCGGTGCCGGTGTTGGTAAAACAGTTATTATTCAGGAATTGATTAATAATATTGCTAAACAGCATGGTGGATATTCTGTATTTGCAGGCGTTGGTGAAAGAACGCGTGAAGGAAACGATCTTTGGCTAGAAATGAAAGAATCAGGTGTTATTGATAAAACGGCACTTGTGTTTGGACAGATGAATGAGCCACCGGGAGCAAGGTTACGTGTTGCTCTTACAGGTTTAACTATTGCAGAATATTTTAGAGACGAAGAGGGAAGAGACGTACTTTTATTTATTGATAACATTTTCCGATTTACACAAGCTGGTTCAGAAGTTTCCGCACTTTTGGGTAGAATGCCTTCTGCAGTTGGATATCAACCAAACCTAGCAACTGAAATGGGTGCTCTTCAAGAAAGAATTACATCTACAGATAAAGGTTCAATTACTTCTGTACAAGCCATTTACGTGCCTGCAGATGACTTAACAGATCCTGCTCCTGCAGCTGCTTTTGCGCATCTAGATGCAACAACTGTTTTAAGTCGTCAGATATCTGAACTTGGCATTTATCCTGCCGTTGATCCTCTTGAATCATCTTCAAGAATTCTTGAGCCTGGAGTACTTGGACAGGAGCACTATGATGTTGCTAAAAATTGCAAAGAAATTCTCCAACACTACAAAGATCTACAGGATATTATTAACATTCTTGGAATGGATGAGTTATCGGATGATGATAAGATTGTTGTTAGGCGTGCAAGAAGAATCCAGAGATTTTTTAGCCAGCCTTTCCACGTTGCAGAAGCCTTTACTGGCAAAGCTGGTAAGTATGTTAAATTAGAAGATACAATTCGCGGTTTTAAAGGTATCATTGATGGTAAATATGATGATATACCTGAATCTGCATTTATGTATGTTGGTGGAATTGAAGAAGTAGTTGAAAATGCAAAGAAGATGGCGTAA
- the atpC gene encoding ATP synthase F1 subunit epsilon: MAELNLEIVTPSKSAFSGEIKAITVPGTKGRFQVLVNHAPIISTFDIGIIKVDLLNGKFNYYSTAGGTIEVLDNKVLVLADSIELVSEIDEERALEAKRRAEERLAEKNSGINITRAEVALARANNRIHTIEKYK; encoded by the coding sequence ATGGCTGAGTTAAACTTAGAAATAGTCACTCCATCTAAATCTGCTTTTAGCGGTGAGATTAAAGCAATAACTGTTCCAGGAACTAAAGGTCGTTTTCAGGTTTTAGTAAATCACGCACCAATTATAAGCACATTTGATATTGGAATTATTAAAGTAGATTTGCTTAACGGCAAATTTAATTATTACTCAACTGCGGGCGGAACAATTGAAGTGCTTGATAATAAAGTTTTGGTTCTTGCTGATTCGATTGAGTTAGTTTCAGAAATTGATGAAGAGAGAGCTTTAGAAGCCAAACGACGAGCTGAAGAAAGATTAGCAGAAAAGAATAGCGGAATAAACATCACAAGAGCTGAAGTCGCATTAGCAAGAGCTAACAATAGAATTCATACAATAGAAAAGTATAAATAG
- a CDS encoding LON peptidase substrate-binding domain-containing protein has protein sequence MTIPIFPLNLVVFPGAKYPLHIFEMRYKILSEKCLRENSGFGIVISFDRKISDVGVYVIIDSVAKQYDNGELDIVVAGIERFVINNTSQHPDGYYLAEVEKYDDDIVEIDSDLIDELHSEFEEIVELANYKLEEAFWNNLRTTKLKSYKVAEKSGLTNEQQQELLVLKNENERLNYLINYFKSIKNKVDSAAAVKKIIMNDGYLN, from the coding sequence ATGACAATTCCAATATTCCCATTAAACCTAGTTGTATTTCCTGGAGCTAAATATCCACTTCATATTTTTGAAATGAGATACAAAATCCTTAGTGAAAAATGCTTAAGAGAAAACTCCGGATTTGGGATAGTAATATCCTTTGACCGAAAGATTTCAGATGTTGGTGTATATGTGATTATTGATTCTGTAGCTAAGCAATATGATAATGGAGAATTAGATATAGTTGTAGCTGGAATTGAACGATTTGTAATAAATAATACTTCTCAACATCCAGATGGTTATTATCTTGCGGAAGTTGAAAAATATGATGATGATATTGTTGAAATTGATAGTGATTTGATTGATGAACTGCATTCGGAGTTTGAAGAAATAGTTGAATTAGCAAACTATAAATTAGAAGAAGCGTTTTGGAATAATCTTAGAACGACAAAACTTAAATCGTATAAGGTTGCTGAAAAATCAGGTTTAACTAATGAACAGCAGCAAGAATTACTAGTACTTAAAAATGAAAATGAAAGATTAAATTATCTTATTAATTATTTTAAATCAATTAAAAACAAAGTTGATAGTGCAGCAGCAGTTAAAAAGATAATTATGAATGATGGGTATTTAAATTAA